The Oecophyllibacter saccharovorans sequence ACCCCGACACTGAGTCCGCAGACTGCTACACAACGGGGCGGCAGACCCAGAAGTTCGGCCACTTTTTCAGGCTCATTGCGCAGACCACCGATGAACACAGTTCCCAGTCCCATGGATTCAAAAGCGAGCGCACTGTTCTGGGCGGCCAGGGCCGTATCGAAACTGGCCATGAGAAAAGCCTCATGATGATCCAGCCCCGCACTGCCAAGCCCTTCGCGTTCAGCCATGCGCTCCAGCCGCGAAAGATCGACTATCCAGGCCAGAAACAGCGGCGCCTGCGCCACATAAGGCTGATGGCCGGACAGTTCAGCCAGCTCCTGGCGCCTGGCGGGGTCCTCTACCGCAACGACCGACCAGGTCTGAAGGTTGCTGGACGTAGGAGCGCTTGAAGCAGCGGCAATACCCAGCTCCAGCGCTCCTGCCGGCAGGGGGATGTCAGCATAGTGGCGCACGCTGTGATGGCGCAGGGCCGTCAGCAGAACATCGTTTACCGGCAGCGCGCCTTCCTGCAGCAGCGTCGCCAGCTCTGCGGGTAGCGCCGTCCGATAGCGCTGGTACCAGAGGTCTGCCAGGGCGGCCGCAGAGGGGGAAGAAGACGAGGGCATGAAAATCCTTCTGACTGAAACTTCGTCCGGAAAAAACTGCTTCAGAAAACTGCTTCAATAGGTCATCAGACTGGCAACGGGGATGTCCACCTTCTCACGCCCGCCCAGCTCGGAAAGCTCGATCATGACAGCGGCGCCGACCACTTCAGCCCCCACCTTACGCAGAAGTGCGACGGAGGCTGCCAAGGTGCCACCGGTAGCAAGCAGGTCGTCCAGGATCACCACTCGCTCTCCGGGCCTGACAGCATCAGCCTGCACCTGCAGGGTGTCCGTGCCATATTCCAGGCCGTAGGCGAGCGACACGGTCTCTCCCGGCAGCTTGCCTGGCTTGCGCAGCATGGTGAAACCGCAGCCAAGGCGCTGGGCGACCGGTGCAGCACTCAGGAAGCCACGGCTTTCGATCCCGGCCAGGCTGTCTGGCCTGAAACGCAGCACTTCCTGAGCCAACCGCGCCGTGGCGATCTGCCACGCCTCCGGGTTTCTCAACAAGGTGGAGATATCATAAAAAAGTATGCCCGGTTTCGGGAAGTCAGGCACTTCACGGATAAAGGCCTTGAGATCCAGCGGCTGGGGCGCTTGCCAGGGCGTGCCCTGCCGCTTTGAAAGAGCGGCACCCGGGACTTCCCGCTCTGTATTTTCCTGACCTGACCCGCTCTGATCCGGCTGGAGAGTTACAGAAGCTTCGAGATCGGAGGGGGACATGGCAGATCCTTTCGGACAGGGAAACAGGCAGATCAGCCGGGAAACGGTTCAGCTGCCTGGAACGACTTTCCTTCTCTAGGGGAGAGGGTGGAAGGGCTCAACCCGTTCACTTGCCCCATTCCCTTCAATACCGCCCAGAAAAGGCAGGGCGGGACAGGCACGCGCCACAGTCTCGAGCAATTGGCTACGTCGAAAGGGTTTGGGCAGAAAAGTCGTATCTGATGGCACATGGGCCAGCTGATCGCCCGACATCAGCACCAGCCCTGCCTGCTGGCCCTGTTCGGCCAGCAGCTCACGGGCCCGGCACACAAGGGTCAGCCCGCCTGGCGCTGAACTGTGCTCTGCAGGGCAGCCGGTCAGAGAAAGCGGCAGATTGAGATCAACCAGCAGCACCAGCCGCAATCCGGCCTTCTGACCTGCCAGAGCGCTCCCTGTCTCCAGAGGTCCGCGCAGCCTAAGGTCAGATGGGCCTTCCCCCAGCGTGTGCAGTTCCGCAAGACCTTCTTCCACGCATGTGAAGCTCCTGACCGTCCAGCCAGCGCGCTCCAGCATGGTTTCAAGCAAGGCACACAGAATTTGATCATCCTCTCCCACCAGGCACAGGCCTGGCTGCACTTCTCCACGATCGCAGCTCATGGAGTTCTGCTTCCCTCGGTTCCTGCTTCGCGCGGGGCTTTCCAGGCGCAGTAGCACATGGCCAGGGTAGCGAGAAAAAACAGGGCCGCCATGGGCAGCGCAGTGCCCACTGGCAGGACTGCACAAAGCGCACTGGCCAGGGCGCCTGTCAGGTATTGCCCGGTCCCCGCCAGGGCCGCTGCCGTACCGGCATTGCGGCCCTGATGATAAAGCGCCGCTGCCGCCGCATTGGGACCGATCCCGCCGCCAGGTGCGAGAACAGCCAGCATGGCGGCGATCAGGAGAGCAGCCCAGTCATGACCCAGCTGGCCACCATTATGGACGACCCAGGCAGCAGCCAGGGCGAGGCACAGCAGCGCCACCGCGCCGCCCAGGCTCAGCAGAAGACAGAAACGCAGGAGCTTCTGGCTGCTGATGCGCTCCACCAGCACGGCATTGATCTGTGAGACACCGATCATGCAGATCGCACAACCGCCAAACAGCAGCCCGTACTGCATCGGCGTGAAGTGAAAGACCTGCTCGAACAGATAGGGCGCAGCACTCAGATAAGTGAAAACCACAAATCCCTGCAGGATCCAGACCATCCCGGAATAGAAAAACGTGGGGTCGTTGAAAATGCGCCAGTAACGCTCCAACACGCGCTTCAGCTGGACAGGCTGGCGATGGTCAGCGTCCAGCGTTTCGGGCAGCAGCAGAAAGACCAGCACCATGCAGAGAAGCCCGTAGACAGCCATGAGCCAGAAGATATCGCGCCAGCTGATCCAGGCCAGCGCAAAGCCACCCAAAGCCGGCGCCGCGATCGGCACCACCCCCTGCACGGCGATCAGGCGCGACATCAGCCGGGCCGAAGCATTGCCGCTCGTCGTGTCGCGCACGATGGCGTTGGGCACGACCAGGCTGGCCGCCCCCATGAAAGCCGCCAGTGCCCGGAAGGCACACAACACCCCCATGCCCTGGGCCAGGGCACACCCCACCGAAGCCAGAGCGTAGCCCAGTGTGCCGATGAGCAGCGGGGTTCTGCGCCCGAAGCGGTCTGCCAGCGGCCCGACACAGACCTGCCCCAGCGCCAGTCCGATCACCCATGCCGTCATGGTCAGGCTGCCGCTGCCAGCGGGGCTATGCAGCTGCGCCTCCATCATCGGCAGGGCGGGCAGGTAGACATCCGTCGATACAGGCCCGACAGCCGTCAGCGTGCCAAGCAGCAGCGGAAACCAGTGAGGCGGCTTTCTCGTCCCCTTTTCCGGTCCCGGACCACCAGAATCAGAAGAACCGGAAACAGATAAGGAAGAAAGAGTGTCCTCAGGCGGCAGGCGTTCGGCCATGCTGCACTCCTTTGACCTGCAGAGAAACATCATCCTGGCTGCCCGGCTGCGCTCGCAGAACATTGCGCCCACATACCACCCCCAGCACGCCCGAAACCAGCAGCAGCCCGGCTGCCAGTCCGCCCTGCGCAAGCCGGTCCAGACGGAGGCCATTGCCAGCCAGGACAAAAACCACGTTCTGCGGCAGACCACCAAGCAGAGTCGCAAAGAGGAAGGGCAGAAAACGCGTCCCGATGCGCCCACAGAAAACTGAAATCAGCAGAGCGGAGCCGACAGGCAGAAAACGCAAGGCCAATACCGTACGGAAAGGCGCCAGTGTCAGAGTCTGGCGCAGGGTGCTGAAGAAACCGACCTGATTATTAGGAAACTCAGCCTCTGCAGCGCGCTGGCCTGACAGCCACCCGGCGCCATAAGCCAATATTGCACCACCCGTTGAAGCGCCACAGGCAAGCAGAGTGCCCGACAGCAAGCCGAACATAGTCCCGGCCAGCAGGGCCAGCATCTGCCGCGGCAGACCACAGGCGCAATACAGCACACCGCCTGCCAGAAAAACGAGCCAGCTGCCATCATGACCGCGCCAGGCCTGCAGGCTGGCCAGCAGCCAGCGGCCGGCGGAAAGCCGGGCAGCCAGCAACGGCAGCAGGATCAGCACCAGCGCCCAGAGTGCCAGACGACCTCCCGGCCCACGAAGCCAGGCTGCAAGGCCCAAAAGCCGCTTGGAAGAATCTGCAGGCATTTTTCCAGACGTTCTCAGAACAGACTCTTCAGCTAATGGCTGGCTCAGAGCAGGCCCCGGGCACGGATAAGCGCGAAAGCGGCCAGGGTCACCATGCACGTGATTTCTCCTTCAGCGATCATGCGCTCGAACTGTTCCAGGGTCACGTCATGCGCCGTCATGTCAGCTTCGCTCGATTCACGCGCGGTGTCGCCGCGCTCGAGATCACGGGCCAGATACACATAGCCCTTCTGGGTCGAGTAACCCGCCCCCTGATAGAGCATCCCCGCTGCGATGAGACGGCCGGCAAGCAACCCCGTTTCCTCGCGCAATTCCCCCAGGGCCAGCTCAGCGGGGTCCACATCAGAGCGTTCCTCCCACATGCCCATGGGGAATTCCCACAGACGTTTTGCAACCGGGTAACGGAACTGCCGCACCAGGGTGATACGGCCATCACGATGCTGGGGCATGATCACTGAAAAAGTGCCCCGCTCGACCGTGCCATACAGCCCTTTTCTGCCATCGGGGCGCAGGAAGACGTCTTCACGCACGGCCGTCCAGGGATTGCGGTAGACCTGGCGCGTGCCAAGCAGCCGGTAGCCCGCAGCCGCCTGAGCCGCCCTGATCTCCGGCGCATCGGCATCCCCCGGAGTTTCGGCAGGAAGGGAAAACAGGACCTGGTCGCTGTCGTCCCCCTCACCCGAAGCGGGGGTACTGTCTGCGTCACTGCCGGCAGGAATATTCTGAGCCATGAGAATCCAGTCTGGGTCCTGACCGTGATGTCGGGGGATCAAAGCATGAAACGGTCATCAAGCTACGTAAAACACCTTAATTGGGAGAAAAGACGTTCCCGACTTCCCCCTGCGCCTGCAGGCGTGCCAGGCAGCCTCCCGCAACAGGTGACGACAAAATGTGAACTTATTAAAAAATTTTCCACAAAACTATCGCTCGAGATCAATATCCCCTCTTCTCATGCCTTCCTGAAGCCCGAAATCCGTCTTCCCAGTCTTTGCAGGTCTCCAGGCCACGCGCTGGCAGAGGCAGGCTTCTGCAGATAGTTTCATGCCGCTCACCCCTTTTCGCCTAGGGGCAGAAGAATCTGAAAATGACTGGAACATTCCCGGAAAGATACGCAGGGAGCGGGAAGCTGGCAGAACGTCACACACCATCACCAGGTCGTGACGGAAGCGCAATCTACCCTTATGGTAAAGCGCTTGATGCAACGAGCCGGCTGCCTGCGCCGTCCGGTTCCGTTTCCAGCTGACCGATACCGGATCTCTTGCCGGTCTCCCGGTCGGGCCAAGCGCGGGAACGGGAACGGTCCGGCAGGGTGGACGGACTATCATAATCCGTAATCGGGCTATAATCGGGCAGACGGGGTGCCTCTCCCACGCCCTGTTTTCACCCTCCGCCTAGACCCCTCCAGGGAGATGCGTGTGCCAGAAGAGTCGATCGTCGGAACCGCCGCCGACCCCAAACTACCGACCAACCCCACCCTGCGGGTCCTTCCGGTCGTTCTGTTCAACCTGCTGATCTATTTCGTCATCGGGCTGCCAAACGCCGTGATGAGCGGCATGTTCGTGGTCAATACGCTCGGCTTTGATACAGGGGTGGCCGGGACAACCATCACCCTTCAATATCTCGGCACTTTTGCCACCCGTCTGGTGGCAGGCCAGCTTGTGGATAAATACGGCCCCAAGAAGATCCTGACCTGGGGGCTGATCGCCTGCGTCATTTCCGGGCTGCTGGTCTGTCTTGCAGCCATCATCCCGACCATCTTCGGCACTGACGGCAAGCTGACGCACGGCACGTGGCGCTACGTCGCCCTTGGCATCGCTCTGCTGAGCCGGCTGTTCATCGGCTGGGCCGAAAGCTGGACCGCCACTTCCGTCACCACCTGGAACATGCGCCGCGTCGGGCTGGCTCATACCTCTGTTGCCATCTCCTGGAACGGCGTCACCTCTTACGGGGGCATCGCCCTGGGCGTGACAGTCGGTGAGTTCCTGGGAGCGAAAGTCATGCCGCAGTGCAGTCTTCTGCCTGTCGGCATGCTGGCGGTCGCCATCGGGGTGGGCGCGCTGATCCTGCTGAGCTTCTATGTGGGCGTCAAACCCCTGGACCGCAAAGGCGCGCCGATGTCCTTCCTCACGGCTGTGCGCAAGGTGCTGCCCTATGGCTCCGGGCTGGCAGCCGGCTCCTTCGGCTTCGGCACGGTCAACGGGTTCCTGTCGCTGTATTATGAGTCCAACCACTGGTACGACATCGGCCTGACCTTCATAATCTTCGCGGCTGTCTTCATCGGGGTGCGGATCCTGTTCTCCAACCAGATCGACATCCGTGGCGGCATGCCTGTGGCAGCCGTGTCACTGCTGACTGAAACCATCGCCATGGGTCTCTTCAGCTTCGGTCATTCCGAAGTCAGCGCCATGGTGGCAACCGGCCTTACCGCTGCCGGCTTCTCTCTGCTCTTCCCGGCCCTTGGCACAGAAGCGGTCAAGACAGATGGACCGGAATACAGCGGCATCCTTCTGGCGGCCTATTCCATCTTTACCGATCTCACCATCTTCCTTGTGGGACCGTGCATGGGCTACATCAAGGACCATTCCAGCTGGTCCGTGATGTTCGCCGTCGTCGGCGTTCTCTGCTTCAGCGGCATTTTCCTCAGCTACGGGCTGAAGGCGCTGAGCAACAAACAGATCCGCCAGGGCTGAATTCCCGACCAGACTCTTTCCTTACGCCCGCTTCTGGCGTAGCCCGACTGCGAAGTCCGGCCACAGGAAAGAATCCCTGAAGCACAAGGACCTTGCCTCGTTGACCGAAAACGCTGTTTCTCCCACCCCACCAATGACTGCCGGGCGCCAGGCGCCGGAAACCGTTTCCAGCTGCGCTGTCTTCTGCGGCTCACGGCCCGGACGGCTGCCAGCTTATACTGAAGCGGCCCGGGCTGTCGGCACGGCCCTGGCTGAAGCGGGCATCACGCTGATCTATGGCGGCGGCAATTGCGGATTGATGGGCCAGGTGGCCGACGCGGTGCTGGCAGCGGGGGGAACGGTCAAGGGCATCATCCCGCATTTTCTGCACAGCCGCGAGGGGATGCATGCAGGGGTGACGGACCTTGAAGTGACAGCTGACATGCCTTCACGCAAGGAGCGTCTGTTCACGCTGCCACAGGCTTACGTCATCCTGCCCGGTGGTATCGGTACATTGGATGAGTTTGCCGAAGTTCTCGTCAATCACCAGCTTGACCAGGGGCGCAAGCCCATCTGTGTGGTCAATGCTGCAGGCTGGGCCGATCCGCTGCTGGCCTGCCTTGAAGCGATGGTGGAACAGGGCTTTGCCGAACCCGCACTTATGGAATATTTCGGCGTTGTGGCGGATGCAGAAGCGATGATCCGTTACCTGAAACGGCCTCTGCCTTCAGCAGTCTGACGGGCCTTCAGCGAGGCCGAGCCCCAGGTTCAGGCTTCAGCGCGGACGCGACGGATGACGGCGCCACAGGCAGCGAGCTTGCGGTCCACGCCTTCATAACCGCGGTCCAGATGGTAGATCCGGCTCAGAACCGTTTCCCCTTCCGCCCGCAGTCCAGCCAGAATCAGCGAGAAGGACGCCCGCAGATCGGTCGCCATGACCCGCGCGCCTGAAAGCCCGCGCACACCACGGATAATCGCCGAGCGGCCATGGATGTTGACGTTGGCGCCCATGCGGTTCAGCTCCGGCACATGCATAAAACGGTTTTCAAAAATTGTTTCCGTGATCATTGAAGCGCCATCTGCCACAGCAAGCATGGCCATGAACTGGGCCTGCATATCCGTGGGGAAGCCCGGATAGGGCTCTGTCATCAGGTCAATGCCGCGCAGCTGGCCACGCGCGCGCACGCGCAGGCCACGCTGATCGAGCTGAACCTCCGCACCTGCGGCCTCCAGAGCCGTGATCACCGCTTCCTGATCCTCTTCCCGCCCACCGACCAGCAGCAGGTCACCCCCCGTGATCACAGCGGCACAGGCATAGGTTCCGCATTCGATCCGGTCGGGCATCACGGCATATTCAGCTCCGTGCAGCGCGGGCACGCCTTCAATGACCAGTGTCCCCGTGCCCTCACCGCTGATGCGTGCGCCCATGGCACGCAGGCAGCCGGCCAGATCCGCGATCTCGGGTTCGCGGGCCGCATTGACGATCTCTGTCGTTCCCTTGGCCAGCGTGGCAGCCATGAGCAGGTTTTCCGTCGCACCGACACTGGCGAAAGGCAGAACGATGCGCGCGCCCTTCAGCCCGCCGGGCGCAGAAGCATTGATGTAGCCGTTCTCCAGAACGATTTCCGCCCCCATGGCCTCAAACCCCTTGAGGTGCAGGTCAACCGGGCGGGTGCCGATGGCGCACCCACCAGGCAGCGAAACCTTGGCTTCCCCGACCCGGGCTAACAGAGGCCCCAGCACAAGGATGGAAGCGCGCATTTTCGAGACGATGTCATAGGGCGCTTCCACCGACGTGATCTGCCCCGACAGGCTGAGAGTATGGGGATCAACCTGCACAACCTCCATACCCAGTCCGGTCAGCAGGCGCTTCATGGTACGGATATCGGCAATATCAGGCACATTGGAGAGCACCAGTGGACCGGGAGAAAGCAAAGCCGCCACCATCAGCTTGAGGCCGGAATTCTTGGCACCCCCGATGGGGATTTCCCCGTTCAGACGCGCGCCGCCCTCAATGATGAACTGGTCCATTCTCCCTCGACTCCTGTCTCAATCTCTGTGCTGACTCTGGCCTGTTGTTTTTGTCTTGTCGTGTGCCTTGCGAGTGCCCTTGAACGCTGCGTTACCCGGTCCTCTGGTGCTTTCCAATATACCGGCTTCCCCTCGGTCAGCACCCGGAAAAGCGGAACGGATAAGAAGTGTTTAAGGCGCTTTTATGTATTGATCCTGTATGTATCGGTCCTGCATTGGCGGTCGGCTCTATCAGGACCCGGTTTGCAGCCTGGGTTTCACAGCCTTGGGGGCGTCACGCCTGTCTGGTGCATGTATTTCCCCGCCCGGTCGGCGTAGCTTACTTCACACGGGCTGGCCCCCTTGAAGAACAGAAACTGGCAGATGCCCTCATTAGCATAGATCCTGGCGGGCAACGGGGTCGTGTTGCTGATCTCGATCGTCACCTGCCCCTCCCATTCCGGCTCGAGCGGCGTAACATTCACGATGATACCGCAACGCGCGTAAGTGGACTTGCCCAGGCACAGTACCAGCACATCACGGGGGATGCGGAAGGTCTCGACCGTATGGGCCAGGGCGAAGCTGTTAGGCGGAATGGTGATATCGCCTTTGCGGGTCACGAAACTGTCAGGCGTGAAATGCTTGGGATCAACGATGGCGCTGTCCACATCCGTGAAGATCCGGAATTCATCAGCCACGCGTGCATCATAGCCATAAGAGGAGAGGCCGTAGGAGATCACGCCCTCACGCTTCTGCGCTTCAACGAATGGCGTGATCATGCCGTGTTGCAGAGCCATTTCCCGGATCCAGCTGTCGGGCATGATGGACATGGCATCGTCTCCTCTCGGTTGCTGGTATGTGTTTGCATTTCTGGCTTCTGAAAGCCCCGCTCTGCCCTTGCGCTGGCCGCCCACTCCCGTGAGAGAAGAACCCTTTCGCTCTAGACTGCCCCGCTTCTGAGCGCAACGCTCCTGGCAGACAAGTGCAAAATGAGCCGGTGGTCAGAATCTTTCCGTGCCTCTGCGCCCCTCAGCTTTATTTCTCCGAATTTTCAGCTGGCTCAGGAACGGTTTCGGAGCCACTTTTACCTGAACCGGTTTCCGTTTCGACAGGGGCTGATCCACCGGAGGCAGGTCGGGGCGTGGGCGCGTTGGCAGCGGCCTGCGGTGCAGAGGCAGAACCGCGGGAAAACCAGGCGGCCCTGCGGCGCGGTCGGTCCCAGACTGTCGGGGAAAGGGCGGCGGCCGGATGGGTGATAGGCAGGCGGCTGAACATGTCATCGCGAAAAAGCAGCTCCGACATGGAAGGCCGGCGCCGGCGGGGCTTGCGGAGCGGGCGCTGTACTGCAGCCCCACGCAGGGTGCGGCGGAAATGCGGCCAGCGCGGGCGAAGCTCGCTGCAGACCACACCCCCCACAATGCAGCCAGCTCCCATAACGGTCGTGGGGCCGAGTGGCTCACCCATCAGGTGACCGATCAGCCCCCCCCAGATCGGCTCAGTGGAGTAGATCATCGTAGCTTTGGTGGCCGGAACCGATTTCTGTGCCCAGTTCATCACCAGTTGGACGCAAGCGCTCAGCAGCCCCATGGCCACTGCACACCAGACCCAGGGCGCATGAAAGGAGGGCAGGTGTTCACCGGTTACAATCATGCAGGCAAAAGCCAGCAATCCACCGAAAACCAGCTGGACGATCGTGATGCGCTTGCTGTTGGCCCCGACAGCAAACATGCTGATGAACAGGATCTCGAACGCGAAAGCAACGGTGCCGACAAGGGTGTAGATATCGCCTGTGCTGAAATGCAGTCCGTCTTTCTGGGGCCCGGCCAGCAGCACCAGGCCGGTAAAGGCCAGGAGAATACCGACCCAGCTCATCAGGCTGGGCGGCTTGCGCTGCACCAGCCACTGCAGAAGTGGTACCAGCGGCACGTAAAGAGCGGTCAGGAAGGCTGAGCGGCTGCTGGGAATGGTCTCAAGCCCGGCACTCTGGAGCATATAGCCGACTGAAAGCGCTGTGCCGATCAGACTGCCATTGACGATCTCGCGCCGTGTCATGCCGAGAAGGCAGCTGGGACCTGTCATCAGCATGACAAAGAAAGCGGCGATGAGAAAGCGCACGCCCACAAAGAAACAGGGGCCGCTGGATTCCATCGCCAGATGCAGCACGTAATACGTTCCGCCCCAGAAGACGGTAACAATGGCCAGCGAGATTTCAGGCAGCGTCGGCAGGTAACGCGCCAGACCTTCTTTCTGGTGCGACGACGGATGTGCCGGGGGCTCAGCTACCAAGGGGCTCGAGACAGAGACCGCCGGCGCCCCGGCAGACGGCCCGTCACCCTTCTGCTCTTGGGGAGAAGCGGGGCTGGTCATGAGGTCGCTTCCGTTTCAGGAGCCCGGCACGCTACAGCCTTTGTCGCCGGGCTGGCGGCCGATTCGCCGCGGACCTGCTGAAGCTGGGAACCCTGCCGGGCCATGTCGCGCTGCTGACGTTTGCGCCGCGCCAGATTGGCACGCAGAGCCCGGGCCTCACGTTCCAGGCGTGCCTGGCGGTCGCGTTCCGCCTTTGCAGTCAGGCGCGACTGGCTGGAACCGGCGCTGACCGGAGAGCTAATCGGGGTGCGGTTTTGCGCGTGTTCAGAAGTCCCTTGTCCGGTCAGAACCTGACTGGACGCAGCGTGCGGCGAGCCCTTGTTCTCCATCGGTATCCTCAATTCTCCTGCGCCCGATTCCGGACTGTTCGGAACCGAGTCGCCAACCTGTCCCGGTCCGTGTTGTGGCCCAGGACTTCATCATAAACCTCCAGCGTCATCGCCTGCATTCTCTGCATCGCGTAAAGCGTTACAGCCCGCTGCCGCGCCGCGCAGGCTGCCTCGTGCACCTCCCGGGTGAACGGTCGCGCAATCAACCCTGCAAGCGCCGAGGCAAGAGCCCTTACATGACCTGGCGGCAGGAGGATACCGGTTTTTCCCTCCAGCACCGTTTCTGCCTGTCCCCCATGCAGAGAAGCCACAACCGTGCACCCCATCATCTGCGCTTCCACCGCCACCCGCCCGAACGGTTCAGGGCGCAATGAAGGCGCCAGAACGATGTCCGTCAGCGCATAGGCGGCCGGCATGTCCGAGCAGGCGCCGACGAGCTGCACGCGACCGGCAAGGCCCAGCGCATTGATGCGCGCCTGCAGCTGGCGACCATAAGCCGTTTGCACGCCAGGCCCCACCAGCAGGCAGCGCCATGGAGCGCCTGGTGTTTCGCAAGTCCATTGCCTTGCCATCCGCCCAAGGGCTTCCACCGCCAGGGCCTGGCCTTTCCAGCCTGTCAGACGCGCAGGCAGCAGCAACACGATTTCGCCTTCCCGCAGTCCCCAGCGCTGCCTCAGCCGCACCATTCTCGCAACGGCACTGGCTTTCTTCGCACTCTCCGCCGGCGCAAGAGGACTTTCCTCCTTACCGAAACCCCGCACACCAAAAACAGCCGGATCAAAGCGCTCAGGGTCGCTGCCACGGGCAATGACGCGCAGGCGCTCGGAGGGCACATGATACTCCTGGACCAGGCGGCGGCCGATCTCTCCTGACACCGCAATCACCCGTTCTCCCCGGACCAGTCCGGAATTGTAGAAACGCTTGATGAATGTCCGCGCGCCGTGCACGCCGTGCCAAGTTGTGACCAGCGGCACCCCTTCCAAGCAGCAGGCAGCCCAGGCAATCCAGGCAGGCCAGCGGGAACGGGCATGGACAAGCTGAACCCCTTCCCGGCGCAACAGCTGACGCAGGGCCTGCACCTGACGACAGATTTTCAGGGGCGAAAAGCTCTTCCGGAAGTCCAGGGCAATGTGTTCAGCCCCACAGGCGCGCAACGGGGGCAGCAGTGGGCCTCCGTCCGAAGCCACCAGGGCCCTGGCCCCCGCCTGGCGCAGGGCACGGGCGATCTCCAGGGTACCCTGCTCCACCCCGCCATGCCCCAGGGCTGGCAGCACCTGCAGAATGACAGGAGGTTCCGGCACAAGCGGCTCTCTTTCCTGGGCCTTCAGGCGGGCTGACCCGGGAAGAGCCTCACCCATTTGCCGGAATGGTCACGATAGCCCCGGTACCATGACTGGTGGCCGCCAGGGCCTGCAGCACCTGCATCATGGTGAAGGCTTCCTTGCTCTGGAAGTCATCATCACTGATCCAGAACCACACATCTTCATATTC is a genomic window containing:
- the dcd gene encoding dCTP deaminase, giving the protein MSIMPDSWIREMALQHGMITPFVEAQKREGVISYGLSSYGYDARVADEFRIFTDVDSAIVDPKHFTPDSFVTRKGDITIPPNSFALAHTVETFRIPRDVLVLCLGKSTYARCGIIVNVTPLEPEWEGQVTIEISNTTPLPARIYANEGICQFLFFKGASPCEVSYADRAGKYMHQTGVTPPRL
- a CDS encoding glycosyltransferase family 4 protein gives rise to the protein MPEPPVILQVLPALGHGGVEQGTLEIARALRQAGARALVASDGGPLLPPLRACGAEHIALDFRKSFSPLKICRQVQALRQLLRREGVQLVHARSRWPAWIAWAACCLEGVPLVTTWHGVHGARTFIKRFYNSGLVRGERVIAVSGEIGRRLVQEYHVPSERLRVIARGSDPERFDPAVFGVRGFGKEESPLAPAESAKKASAVARMVRLRQRWGLREGEIVLLLPARLTGWKGQALAVEALGRMARQWTCETPGAPWRCLLVGPGVQTAYGRQLQARINALGLAGRVQLVGACSDMPAAYALTDIVLAPSLRPEPFGRVAVEAQMMGCTVVASLHGGQAETVLEGKTGILLPPGHVRALASALAGLIARPFTREVHEAACAARQRAVTLYAMQRMQAMTLEVYDEVLGHNTDRDRLATRFRTVRNRAQEN
- a CDS encoding DMT family transporter, whose protein sequence is MTSPASPQEQKGDGPSAGAPAVSVSSPLVAEPPAHPSSHQKEGLARYLPTLPEISLAIVTVFWGGTYYVLHLAMESSGPCFFVGVRFLIAAFFVMLMTGPSCLLGMTRREIVNGSLIGTALSVGYMLQSAGLETIPSSRSAFLTALYVPLVPLLQWLVQRKPPSLMSWVGILLAFTGLVLLAGPQKDGLHFSTGDIYTLVGTVAFAFEILFISMFAVGANSKRITIVQLVFGGLLAFACMIVTGEHLPSFHAPWVWCAVAMGLLSACVQLVMNWAQKSVPATKATMIYSTEPIWGGLIGHLMGEPLGPTTVMGAGCIVGGVVCSELRPRWPHFRRTLRGAAVQRPLRKPRRRRPSMSELLFRDDMFSRLPITHPAAALSPTVWDRPRRRAAWFSRGSASAPQAAANAPTPRPASGGSAPVETETGSGKSGSETVPEPAENSEK